The nucleotide window AGACCACCAGGGCAAGTCGTATATCGACGCATTCGCCGGCCTTTACTGCGTGAATATCGGTTACGGCCGCACCGAAGTCGCCGACGCGATCTATGAACAGGCGAAGAAGCTCGCGTATTACCACACGTATGTCGGACACTCGACCGATACGATCATCGAGCTGTCGTCGCGCATCATCGACTGGTCCCCTGCGGGCATGAAGAAGGTTTACTACGGCATGTCGGGTTCCGACGCCAACGAAACGCAGATCAAGATTGTCTGGTACTACAACAACGTCAAGGGGCGGCCGAACAAGAAGAAGATTATTTCGCGCCAGCGCGGCTATCACGGCTCGGGCATCGTCACGGGCTCGCTGACCGGACTGCCGAGCTTCCACCAGTTCTTCGACCTGCCGCTCGAGCGCGTGAAGCACACCGTTTGTCCGCACTGGTACCGTCAGGCACCGGCCGGCATGGACGAAGCGCAGTTCGTCAACTATTGCGTCGACGAGCTCGAAAAGCTGATTGCGAAAGAAGGCGCCGATACGATCGCCGCCTTCATCGGCGAGCCCGTGATGGGCACGGGCGGCATCCTGCCGCCGCCGGCCGGTTATTGGCCCGCTATCCAGAAGGTGTTGAAGAAGCACGACATCCTGCTGATCTCCGACGAAGTGGTGTGCGGCTTCGGCCGGCTCGGCTCGAAGATGGGTGCGCAGCACTACGGCATCGAGCCGGACCTGATCACGGTCGCCAAGGGCCTGACGAGCGCCTATGCGCCGCTCTCCGGTGTGATCGTCAGCGAGCGCGTATGGGACGTGATCGACGGCGCGTCACAGGAGAACGGACCGATGGGACACGGCTGGACGTATTCGGGGCACCCGGTCTGCGCGGCCGCGGCACTTGCGAACCTCGATATTCTCGAACGCGAAAACATCACGGAACAGGCAGCGCAAACAGGCGCCTATCTGCTCGAACAGATGCATGCGGCATTCGATTCGCATCCGCTGGTCGGCGAAGTGCGCGGCGCAGGCATGCTTGCCGCACTCGAATTCATGGCCGACAGGGAGGGACGCCGGCCATTCGATCCCGCGTTGAAGGTCGGTCCGCGCGTGTCGGCCGCCGCGTTCCAGCGCGGTCTGATTGCGCGTGCCATGCCGCATGGCGACATTCTCGGCTTTGCGCCGCCGCTCGTCGCGACGCGTGCGGACGTCGATGAGATCGTGCGTCTCACGAAGGCAGCGGTCGATGAAGTGGCGGAACAGGTGCTCGATTCGAAGGCCGCTGCTTAGGGTCATTGCTTAGGGTTGTTGCCTCAGACTAGCGCTTCAGGTTGCCGCTCGGGCCGCTATGCACGCGGTTGCCGATGGTCAAACCGCACCGCCGCATGCGCGATAAACGCATGCGGTGGGGTTCGCAGCGGCGCGTTGGCATGTTATAAGCCCATGACAGACTTTCTCGCGAGCTTTTGAGTATCGGTCATTTGTGTCATGGAGGACAGCCGGTGAAGGCCAACAACAAAGCGAAACTCTCGATTGCGAGCCTGGCGTTTGCCGGGCTCGTATCCATTTCGGCGGGCTTTCTCGATGCGACGCCGGTCTACGCAAAGGGGCCTGCAAAGCAGCCGGTCGTGCTTTCCGCATCGGCGATCGCGGTTGCGGACAAATACAGCGCCGACGCCGCGCAACAGATCTTCAAGGAAGGCGGCAATGCGGTCGATGCCGCGGTCGCTATCGCATTCACGCTCGCCGTCACGTATCCCGAAGCCGGCAATATCGGCGGCGGCGGCTTTATGACGCTCTATGTGAACGGCAAGCCATACTTCATCGACTATCGGGAACGTGCGCCGCTGGCCGCGACGCGAACGATGTATCTCGACGATCAGGGCAACGAGATCAAAGGGAAAAGCCTCGTCGGTTATTACGCAGTCGGTGTGCCCGGCACGGTGGCCGGCATGTGGGAAGCGCAACATCGCTTCGGTCGCCTGACATGGAAGCAGGTGCTCGCGCCAGCCATCAAATACGCGCGCGATGGCTTTGTGGTCGACGAGCTGTTGATGCAGCGGCGCGACGCCGCCGCGAAGGAATTCGAAGGCAAGACCAACTTCGATACGTATTTCGGCGGCATGAAAGCCGGCGAGACGTTCAGGCAGCCCGATCTTGCAGCGGTGCTCACGCGCATTGCGAACAACGGTGTCAAGGAGTTCTACGACGGCAAGACTGCCGATCTGATCGCCGCGTCGATGCGCGGACATGGGCTGATCACGAAGCGCGACCTGCACGACTATCGCGCCGTGTGGCGCCAGCCGATCGAGGCGAAGTGGAATGGCTACGAAGTCATCACTGCGCCGCCGCCGAGTTCCGGAGGGGTTGGACTCGTGCAACTGCTCAAGATGAAGGCGGACCTCAAGCAGGATTTCAACGGCGTCGACCTCGATTCGGCGCAGTATATCCATTTGCTCGCGGAGATCGAAAAGCGCGTATTCGCCGATCGCGCGCAGTACCTCGGCGACCCGGATTTCTACAAGGTGCCCGTTGCGCAACTGACCGACGATGCCTATCTCGCGAAGCGCGCGGCCGAAGTGAACCCGAATACGCCTTCGGATACGAAAAGCGTGGTGCCGGGACTCGGCACGTCGATGCCTGAAAAGGCGGAGACGACGCACTTCTCGGTCGTCGACAAGTGGGGCAACGCGGTATCGAACACCTATACGATCAATGGCTATTTCGGTTCGGGTGTCGTCGTGCAGGGTGCGGGCATCGTGCTCAACGACGAGATGGACGACTTCGCAGCGAAGCCGGGGGTGCCGAACATGTTCGGCGTGGTCGGCAGCGACGCGAATTCGATCGAGCCGAAGAAGCGCCCGCTTTCATCGATGACGCCGACCATTCTCACGAAGGACGGCAAGGTCGCGCTCGTCATCGGCACGCCTGGCGGCTCGCGAATCTTCACGACGATTTTCCAGGTGATCAGCAATGTGTACGATTTCAACATGCCGTTGAAAGACGCCGTGGCAGCACCGCGCTTCCACCATCAGTTGCTGCCGCCTAACGCAATTTTCTGGGAACCGTATGCGCCGGTCGACGGCGAGCTTGCAAAGCAGATCGAAGCGAAGGGCTACGTGCTGAAAGCGCAGAGCTTCAACGGCGACGTTCAGGCAATCGGTATCAACGGCGATACGCCGGTGCCGGTGTCGGATCCGCGTGGGCGCGGCGTGGCGCGCACGTTCCGGTAGGCGACCTTGCGCGCGCATGATATTCCTTGACCTGGATGGGCATCAACTGAGCTTCGCGAAACGGCTGCGCTAAACTTCACGGACGCACCTTCGATTACATCGCACTGTCAGGTAACAAAGTTGACATTTGGCGCTTCGATAATCGATCTTTCGCGCTGCCATTAAAGTGCAGCGCGCAACGTGGAGAAACGCGATGAACGAGTTCGACCGGGAGAACGACCCGACGACGCTGGCCGCACGGCAGAAGCGTTTCGAAGAAGACCTCATCGATGCGTACGACGAGGAACTGGAGATGGAAGTCGACGACCGCATCCTCGACGGTGACGCAGCGGTATCGGACGAAGCACGTGCGCTGCGCAAGCTCTATTTCCGGGAACTGTTCCGGTTGCAGGGTGAACTGGTCAAGCTGCAGGACTGGATCGTAGAGACCGGCCATCGCCTCGTCGTGATCTTCGAAGGCCGCGACGCGGCCGGCAAGGGCGGGGCGATCAAGCGCATCACGCAGCGCCTGAACCCGCGCGTGTGCCGCGTCGCCGCGCTGCCGGCGCCGAACAACCGCGAACGCACGCAGTGGTATTTCCAGCGCTATGTGAGCCACCTGCCGGCCGGCGGCGAGATGGTGCTGTTCGATCGAAGCTGGTACAACCGCGCGGGCGTCGAGCGCGTGATGGGCTTTTGCAACGACGCGGAGTACGAAGAATTTTTCCGCTCAGTGCCGGAGTTCGAAAAAATGCTCGTGCGCAGCGGCATCCAGATTCTCAAGTACTGGTTTTC belongs to Paraburkholderia sp. SOS3 and includes:
- a CDS encoding aspartate aminotransferase family protein, which gives rise to MNQSLDHLFAADRAHFMHPSTHAHDHASGALPGRIVTGAKGVRIEDHQGKSYIDAFAGLYCVNIGYGRTEVADAIYEQAKKLAYYHTYVGHSTDTIIELSSRIIDWSPAGMKKVYYGMSGSDANETQIKIVWYYNNVKGRPNKKKIISRQRGYHGSGIVTGSLTGLPSFHQFFDLPLERVKHTVCPHWYRQAPAGMDEAQFVNYCVDELEKLIAKEGADTIAAFIGEPVMGTGGILPPPAGYWPAIQKVLKKHDILLISDEVVCGFGRLGSKMGAQHYGIEPDLITVAKGLTSAYAPLSGVIVSERVWDVIDGASQENGPMGHGWTYSGHPVCAAAALANLDILERENITEQAAQTGAYLLEQMHAAFDSHPLVGEVRGAGMLAALEFMADREGRRPFDPALKVGPRVSAAAFQRGLIARAMPHGDILGFAPPLVATRADVDEIVRLTKAAVDEVAEQVLDSKAAA
- the ggt gene encoding gamma-glutamyltransferase; the protein is MKANNKAKLSIASLAFAGLVSISAGFLDATPVYAKGPAKQPVVLSASAIAVADKYSADAAQQIFKEGGNAVDAAVAIAFTLAVTYPEAGNIGGGGFMTLYVNGKPYFIDYRERAPLAATRTMYLDDQGNEIKGKSLVGYYAVGVPGTVAGMWEAQHRFGRLTWKQVLAPAIKYARDGFVVDELLMQRRDAAAKEFEGKTNFDTYFGGMKAGETFRQPDLAAVLTRIANNGVKEFYDGKTADLIAASMRGHGLITKRDLHDYRAVWRQPIEAKWNGYEVITAPPPSSGGVGLVQLLKMKADLKQDFNGVDLDSAQYIHLLAEIEKRVFADRAQYLGDPDFYKVPVAQLTDDAYLAKRAAEVNPNTPSDTKSVVPGLGTSMPEKAETTHFSVVDKWGNAVSNTYTINGYFGSGVVVQGAGIVLNDEMDDFAAKPGVPNMFGVVGSDANSIEPKKRPLSSMTPTILTKDGKVALVIGTPGGSRIFTTIFQVISNVYDFNMPLKDAVAAPRFHHQLLPPNAIFWEPYAPVDGELAKQIEAKGYVLKAQSFNGDVQAIGINGDTPVPVSDPRGRGVARTFR
- the ppk2 gene encoding polyphosphate kinase 2: MNEFDRENDPTTLAARQKRFEEDLIDAYDEELEMEVDDRILDGDAAVSDEARALRKLYFRELFRLQGELVKLQDWIVETGHRLVVIFEGRDAAGKGGAIKRITQRLNPRVCRVAALPAPNNRERTQWYFQRYVSHLPAGGEMVLFDRSWYNRAGVERVMGFCNDAEYEEFFRSVPEFEKMLVRSGIQILKYWFSITDEEQEIRFQARIQDPLKQWKLSPMDLESRRRWEAYTQAKEVMLQRSHIAEAPWWVVQAVDKKRARLNCIHHLLSQVPYKEVEHSSITLPERVHHPDYIRQPVATEMIVPELY